The Drosophila willistoni isolate 14030-0811.24 unplaced genomic scaffold, UCI_dwil_1.1 Seg93, whole genome shotgun sequence genome has a segment encoding these proteins:
- the LOC6637750 gene encoding RNA-binding protein cabeza, which yields MTSFEERHYYISTTEQEIETHFGAIGIIKKDKRTMKPKIWLYKNKETGASKGEATVTYDDTNAAQSAIEWFDGREFNGCSIKVSLAQRQNNWNKGGGGRGGGFGGRSRGGGGGGGGGGGGGNRFDRGGGGGGGGGGRFDRGGGGGGGGGGGGGGGGGGGGGGGGGGGGGGNFQPRDGDWKCNSCNNTNYAWRNECNRCKTPRSGDEGGSSGGGGGGYGGVGGGGSFGGMNDRGNDRSGGGGFQSRDRNSGGGGGGGYSRYGNNSGGGGGGGGRGRGGGGGGGGGGGGRRDGGGSMRSRPY from the exons ATGACATCCTTTGAGGAGCGTC ACTATTACATTTCTACCACAGAGCAAGAGATTGAAACTCATTTTGGTGCCATTGGTATAATAAAGAAAGATAAGCGTACTATGAAACCAAAGATTTGGTTATATAAGAATAAAGAAACTGGCGCCTCCAAGGGAGAAGCCACTGTCACATATGATGATACTAATGCCGCACAATCGGCCATTGAGTGGTTCGATGGACGTGAATTTAATGGATGCAGCATTAAGGTCTCCTTGGCCCAACGACAAAATAATTGGAATAAAGGAGGCGGTGGTCGTGGTGGCGGCTTCGGTGGTCGTAGCCGTGGTGGAGGCGGCGGTGGAGGTGgaggcggtggcggtggcaaTCGCTTTGATcgcggcggcggtggtggtggcggcggcggcggccgTTTTGACcgtggtggcggcggcggaggaggaggcggcggcggaggcggcggtggcggcggaggcggcggtggcggcggaggcggcggtggcggcggcggtaaTTTCCAGCCACGTGATGGTGATTGGAAATGCAACAGCTGCAACAACACCAATTACGCCTGGCGTAACGAGTGTAATCGTTGCAAAACTCCCAGAAGCGGCGATGAAGGtggcagcagcggcggcggcggaggCGGCTATGGCGGAGTCGGCGGCGGTGGCAGTTTCGGTGGCATGAATGACCGCGGAAACGATCGTTCTGGTGGCGGAGGATTCCAAAGCAGAGATCGTAACTCAGGTggaggcggcggcggtggctaCTCCCGCTACGGAAATAATAGCGgaggtggcggcggcggtggtggtcGTGGCCGCGGAGGtggtggaggcggaggaggtggtggtggtggccgTCGCGATGGCGGTGGCTCCATGCGTTCCCGACCATATTAA
- the LOC124462095 gene encoding transcription initiation factor TFIID subunit 15-like, producing the protein MGDIYRFEDGSGDARGPLLLGRSSYCGFGRVQGQGLDQNETEGGVGRHRDVGRRHSVTTMVTATTMAASSTMILSSRSSRFGLAEMNRNVVQSSMDIGEQRQQQYHRQQTGISMSFKRFELEPETIFVLGMRLSVTKNDILMFFSSVGMIAVDHASKPRIFVYKNKQNGRSKGEATITYISPFMAEMAIRCLNGSKFKDETITVLPAYLSTRKGRGIRYRYPRVFAPSNNREHQQDRQQQNRQRRPRKWRPARDDRYCMSCRNSNFVWRSNCNRCKASKSEYAAEPLFSGSPSFMMARRWRIHKTDWECCYCFNKNFWYRQRCNRCHAPKAVDTPKPVTLPRSDKWELKLGSDLGGSNTLSTNVADMAKFDG; encoded by the exons ATGGGCGACATATATAGGTTCGAGGATGGCAGCGGAGATGCGCGTGGTCCATTGTTATTGGGCAGAAGCAGCTACTGTGGATTCGGCAGAGTTCAAGGTCAAGGGCTAGACCAGAACGAAACTGAAGGCGGCGTTGGTAGACATCGTGACGTGGGTAGACGCCACAGTGTGACCACAATGGTAACGGCCACAACCATGGCGGCATCTTCAACCATGATATTGAGCTCGAGGTCAAGTCGTTTCGGGTTAGCCGAAATGAACAGAAATGTGGTTCAGTCATCGATGGATATTGGtgaacagcgacaacaacaatatcatcGACAACAGACTGGCATATCCATGAGCTTCA AACGATTCGAACTGGAACCAGAGACGATCTTTGTGCTGGGCATGCGTCTGAGTGTGACGAAAAATGATATTCTCATGTTCTTTAGTTCCGTGGGAATGATCGCTGTCGACCATGCGAGTAAACCAAGGATTTTTGTGTacaaaaataagcaaaatggACGATCAAAGGGTGAGGCGACCATTACATATATAAGTCCGTTCATGGCGGAAATGGCCATTAGATGCCTGAATGGCAGCAAATTTAAGGACGAAACTATAACGGTTTTACCGGCATATCTATCAACGCGCAAGGGTCGTGGCATCCGCTATAGATATCCTCGAGTGTTCGCTCCATCGAACAATCGGGAACACCAACAGGATCGGCAGCAGCAGAATCGTCAACGTCGACCCCGTAAATGGAGACCGGCTCGTGACGATAGGTATTGCATGTCCTGCCGCAACAGCAATTTTGTTTGGCGCTCCAATTGCAATCGTTGCAAGGCCAGCAAATCTGAGTATGCAGCCGAACCCCTTTTCAGTGGTTCACCATCTTTCATGATGGCTCGCCGTTGGCGCATTCATAAGACCGACTGGGAATGCTGCTACTGTTTCAATAAGAATTTCTGGTATCGTCAGAGATGTAATCGCTGTCATGCTCCCAAGGCTGTTGATACGCCAAAACCAGTCACCCTACCCCGATCGGACAAATGGGAATTGAAGCTTGGCAGTGATTTGGGAGGGTCCAATACACTGAGT ACTAATGTGGCCGACATGGCTAAGTTTGACGGATAG
- the LOC124462096 gene encoding RNA-binding protein cabeza-like, giving the protein MLGQERFELEPETIFVLGMRLSVTKNDILMFFSSVGMIAVDHASKPRIFVYKNKQNGRSKGEATITYISPFMAEMAIRCLNGSKFKDETITVLPAYLSTRKGRGIRYRYPREFSPSNNREHQQDRQQQNRQRRPRKWRPARDDRYCMSCRNSNFVWRSNCNRCKASKSEYAAEPLFSGSPFFMRVARRWRIHKTDWECCYCFNKNFWYRQRCTRCHAAKAVDTPKPVTPPRSDKLELKLGSD; this is encoded by the coding sequence ATGCTCGGGCAAGAACGATTCGAACTGGAACCAGAGACGATCTTTGTGCTGGGCATGCGTCTGAGTGTGACGAAAAATGATATTCTCATGTTCTTTAGTTCCGTGGGAATGATCGCTGTCGACCATGCGAGTAAACCAAGGATTTTTGTGTacaaaaataagcaaaatggACGATCAAAGGGTGAGGCCACCATTACATATATAAGTCCGTTCATGGCGGAAATGGCCATTAGATGCCTGAATGGCAGCAAATTTAAGGACGAAACTATAACGGTTTTACCGGCATATCTATCAACGCGCAAGGGTCGTGGCATCCGCTATAGATATCCTCGAGAGTTCTCTCCATCGAACAATCGGGAACACCAACAGGATCGGCAGCAGCAGAATCGTCAACGTCGACCCCGTAAATGGAGACCGGCTCGTGACGATAGGTATTGCATGTCCTGCCGCAACAGCAATTTTGTTTGGCGCTCCAATTGCAATCGTTGCAAGGCCAGCAAATCGGAGTATGCAGCCGAACCCCTTTTCAGTGGTTCACCATTTTTCATGAGGGTGGCTCGCCGTTGGCGCATTCATAAGACCGACTGGGAATGCTGCTACTGTTTCAATAAGAATTTCTGGTATCGTCAGAGATGTACTCGTTGTCATGCTGCCAAGGCTGTTGATACGCCAAAACCCGTCACCCCACCCCGATCGGACAAATTGGAATTGAAGCTTGGCAGTGATTAG